A portion of the Edaphobacter lichenicola genome contains these proteins:
- the ogt gene encoding methylated-DNA--[protein]-cysteine S-methyltransferase, with translation MSEPLQLIIDRIATPIGEMIVITDHDGNLRAVDWADYEPRMQRLLQLHYGANGFKLEPGKISATLTKAINRYFAGNLAALDTLPVATAGTPFQRSVWRALRDIPFGTTITYAALAQKIGKPAAVRAVGLANGANPIGMIVPCHRVIGANGSLTGYGGGIDRKRWLLKHESNPFSLENTTSIWKLEA, from the coding sequence ATGAGTGAACCTTTACAACTAATCATCGACCGAATTGCGACACCAATTGGCGAGATGATAGTCATCACAGACCATGATGGGAACCTTCGCGCTGTCGATTGGGCAGACTACGAACCTCGCATGCAACGTCTATTACAGCTCCACTATGGTGCGAATGGGTTCAAACTTGAACCCGGCAAAATCTCCGCGACACTCACGAAAGCTATCAATCGATACTTTGCTGGAAATCTTGCCGCGCTCGATACGTTGCCGGTGGCCACAGCGGGTACTCCCTTTCAACGCAGTGTCTGGCGCGCGCTGAGGGACATTCCTTTTGGAACAACCATCACCTATGCTGCGTTAGCCCAAAAGATCGGCAAACCTGCAGCCGTAAGAGCAGTAGGACTTGCGAACGGTGCTAATCCTATCGGCATGATTGTGCCCTGTCATCGTGTAATCGGCGCAAATGGTTCTCTGACCGGATACGGCGGAGGAATTGATCGAAAACGATGGCTCTTAAAGCACGAATCGAACCCATTTTCCCTTGAAAATACTACCTCTATCTGGAAGTTAGAAGCGTGA
- a CDS encoding AlkA N-terminal domain-containing protein, with the protein MELPDRGVCYRALQSRDARFDGLIFVAVKSTGIYCRPICPARTALFQNCTFYASAAAAQDAGYRPCLRCRPETAPDLASWRGTSNTVSRALALIAEGALDGAGASVEKLAERLGVGERQMRRLFLQHLGASPVSVAQTRRILFAKQLIHETRMPLTEVAAAAGFGSVRRFNETFKNLFHRPPGALRRRTSASQPTIDDGITLRLRYRPPYDWDSIISFLQARAIPEVEVVEGGRYLRTVEMDGFTGCINVSHQPERHNICVKIRFPNVKSLPAIVARVRRLFDLGADIETIDAHLSNDPSLAPLVAKRPGLRAPGGWDGFELAVRAILGQQISVVAARRLAGQIVALHGSPVPNANVCHPGLSRAFPTANRLANAKSIGLGMPTARLAALKALAEAAVADPNLFRQAANIEETIDRLKAIRGVGEWTAQYIALRAVREMDAFPSTDVGLLRSAAAIDRTTAITSMDLLDRAEAWRPWRAYAAQHLWAADPTLLNQNGQRA; encoded by the coding sequence ATGGAATTGCCGGATCGAGGAGTGTGTTATCGAGCGTTGCAAAGCCGCGATGCCCGTTTTGACGGGCTAATCTTCGTGGCGGTTAAATCTACGGGAATCTACTGCCGCCCCATCTGTCCTGCCCGCACCGCACTGTTTCAGAATTGCACTTTTTATGCCTCTGCCGCGGCCGCACAAGACGCGGGCTATCGCCCTTGCCTTCGTTGCCGTCCTGAAACGGCCCCGGACCTCGCCTCTTGGCGGGGAACGTCCAACACCGTATCTCGAGCATTGGCCCTCATCGCAGAGGGAGCGCTTGACGGTGCCGGCGCAAGCGTTGAGAAGCTGGCAGAACGCCTTGGTGTGGGTGAACGTCAGATGAGACGCCTGTTTCTTCAACACCTCGGAGCGTCTCCAGTATCAGTGGCCCAGACAAGACGTATTCTCTTCGCGAAGCAGCTCATCCATGAAACACGGATGCCCTTGACTGAAGTTGCAGCCGCAGCTGGTTTTGGCAGCGTTCGTCGGTTCAACGAAACATTTAAAAATCTCTTCCATCGCCCGCCAGGTGCGTTGAGGCGCAGAACGTCGGCAAGCCAGCCAACCATAGATGACGGAATCACTCTACGGCTGCGATACCGTCCGCCCTACGACTGGGACTCGATCATCAGCTTTTTGCAAGCCCGCGCTATACCGGAAGTCGAAGTTGTGGAGGGTGGTCGTTATCTCCGAACCGTTGAAATGGATGGATTCACGGGTTGTATCAATGTCTCCCATCAACCGGAACGACACAACATCTGCGTCAAGATTCGCTTTCCAAACGTGAAGTCTCTCCCTGCCATCGTTGCGCGGGTCCGACGTCTGTTCGATCTCGGCGCAGATATCGAAACGATCGATGCGCATCTTTCAAACGATCCCTCTTTGGCTCCGCTCGTTGCAAAACGTCCGGGACTGCGCGCTCCCGGTGGCTGGGACGGCTTTGAACTGGCAGTCAGGGCCATCCTCGGCCAACAGATCAGCGTTGTAGCTGCACGTCGTTTGGCTGGACAGATCGTTGCACTTCACGGCAGCCCCGTGCCCAACGCCAACGTCTGTCATCCCGGACTCTCACGCGCATTCCCCACAGCGAATCGATTGGCAAACGCCAAATCAATCGGATTGGGAATGCCCACAGCCCGTCTGGCGGCCCTTAAAGCGCTAGCCGAGGCAGCAGTTGCGGATCCCAATCTATTCCGTCAAGCAGCCAATATCGAAGAGACCATCGACCGATTGAAGGCCATTCGCGGAGTAGGCGAATGGACTGCTCAGTACATTGCACTACGTGCCGTTCGTGAGATGGATGCTTTTCCATCCACCGATGTGGGGCTTCTGCGAAGTGCGGCTGCGATCGATCGAACCACTGCAATCACTTCAATGGATCTCCTTGACCGAGCGGAAGCGTGGCGCCCGTGGCGTGCCTACGCAGCGCAACATCTCTGGGCAGCAGACCCAACATTGCTTAACCAAAATGGACAACGTGCATGA
- a CDS encoding TonB-dependent receptor codes for MLTIFKTISKTIRSKTLLLSLAVAFILSQTFYSYAQETGQISGIVTDSTGAVVPGVSVSARNAGTNAVRTTTTSNTGSYLFTGLTATVYEVSIASSSGFGAFKAKAEITVGGVLTLDIKLLPSASIETVTVEGEGGVAVNTQTQEVSQVVSSQQVSQLPSLSRNPYDFVTISGNISSGDKVTSSGATSTTGDQNDTTRGVGFSLNGQRSTGTEILLDGVENNDTYLTGPALIQIPIDSVQEYRVITSNFGPEYGRASGGVVNIITKSGTNSFHGGAWEYNRLSAYTANTVTNAQSGIPKGNYTRNQFGYAIGGPILQNKLFFFQSTEWARVRGAGSNQSLIPTPQFIAASASNLQDYFAAYGKNPPAFASTLSKADVVAGGVTPTPGGPFDALPDSFPVFGVVAFQAPSNAGGGNPGNTYYLVGRVDFNLSDKTQMFGRYALYNEIDQPGGLFSSPYSQYNVGQAIKGQTYLFGLSHQFNPSLVGSTKLSFTRNSTDQSYDTALGNTPVLYFKSGANFAGINAQLPGFFDNNEGTGGLPAAGPQNTVQINQDFDVTKGHHSMKFGVQLFYIQNNISYGAYAQAVEGIGSNLPNALDGFLNGQLSLFKAAANPQGAFPCVLDYATNQLNITPACTVNLPASQPGFARSNRYKEWAVYAQDSYKMNSKLVLNYGLRYDHFGVLRDNHPNLQSNYFFGPGADIFSQIRNGQVLTTPNSPNDRPWNPQYGTLSPRIGFAYDVAGDGKTSIRGGYGISYERNFGNVTFNIIQNPPNYAVLTINNTPVTSNNLGPLGGASGSVPLPPSSLRAVDPNIRQASTQFYSLTLEHQLAPGVVASIGYIGSRGIHLYDIKDYNQQAAGNVYLGDPIIQNPAAGTGYSRLNNQYSDINDRGSNGDSHYDGMNIGLQMSDYRHTGLSVTANYTYAHSLDDISSTFSESNSASDGIGNLGYLDPFNPALDYGASDFDTRQRFVLAPIYQTPWFKGNRSMRGRLLGGYLITGIYTVRTGTPFTYSDSTQSLNAGAGSGIPRYLPSAPITNKKFNKSTGQAGPNVYNIGTLPAAIPYPAASLPYDNGITGGISDFGPYPAGMTHRNAFYGPGAWNFDAAVSKNVPITERVSLELRAEGFDILNHHNLYALELNNDVANFGYDPTLETPQILQARKGGVNGGANDERRFGQFAARIVF; via the coding sequence AACACCGGATCTTATCTTTTTACCGGTCTGACAGCGACGGTCTATGAGGTCTCCATTGCCTCGTCCAGCGGCTTCGGAGCTTTCAAAGCAAAGGCCGAAATTACGGTCGGGGGCGTCCTGACTCTCGATATAAAACTACTTCCATCGGCCTCGATTGAGACCGTTACGGTCGAGGGCGAGGGCGGCGTCGCTGTCAATACGCAGACTCAAGAAGTCTCGCAAGTTGTAAGCAGCCAGCAGGTCTCGCAACTTCCCAGTTTGTCCCGTAACCCTTATGACTTCGTCACGATTTCAGGCAATATCAGCTCTGGCGACAAAGTAACTTCGAGTGGTGCAACCTCGACTACCGGCGACCAAAACGACACTACCCGAGGAGTCGGGTTCTCGCTCAATGGGCAGCGATCCACAGGTACCGAAATTCTTCTGGATGGGGTTGAAAATAATGATACCTACTTGACCGGACCAGCCCTGATTCAAATTCCAATCGATAGCGTACAAGAGTATCGCGTCATCACCAGCAACTTTGGACCGGAGTATGGCCGCGCCTCTGGTGGAGTCGTGAACATCATCACCAAGAGCGGAACAAACTCATTTCACGGTGGCGCCTGGGAGTACAACCGCCTTTCGGCATACACGGCAAACACGGTGACCAACGCCCAAAGTGGTATACCGAAGGGAAACTACACGCGCAACCAATTCGGTTATGCGATCGGTGGTCCGATCCTGCAAAACAAGCTTTTCTTCTTTCAAAGCACAGAATGGGCTCGGGTACGTGGCGCGGGGAGCAACCAGTCACTTATTCCCACACCTCAATTTATTGCCGCTTCTGCTTCAAATCTTCAGGACTACTTTGCCGCATATGGCAAAAATCCTCCCGCATTCGCCTCTACTTTAAGCAAAGCAGATGTTGTGGCTGGCGGTGTGACACCGACGCCAGGCGGCCCATTCGACGCCTTGCCTGACTCTTTTCCAGTCTTTGGGGTTGTAGCGTTTCAGGCACCTTCCAATGCAGGCGGCGGCAACCCGGGAAATACGTACTACCTCGTAGGCCGTGTCGACTTCAATCTTAGCGATAAAACACAGATGTTTGGCCGTTATGCGCTCTACAACGAGATTGACCAACCAGGTGGTCTCTTCAGCTCACCTTACTCTCAGTACAACGTCGGGCAGGCTATCAAGGGCCAGACGTATCTGTTCGGACTAAGCCACCAGTTCAACCCGTCCCTCGTCGGCAGTACGAAATTAAGCTTCACTCGCAACTCGACGGATCAGAGCTACGACACAGCATTAGGAAATACTCCGGTACTTTACTTCAAGAGTGGCGCTAACTTTGCCGGAATTAATGCCCAGCTTCCTGGATTCTTTGACAACAATGAAGGTACCGGCGGACTACCTGCAGCAGGCCCGCAGAATACAGTCCAGATCAATCAGGACTTCGATGTCACGAAAGGCCATCACTCGATGAAGTTCGGAGTGCAACTCTTTTACATCCAGAACAACATCTCTTATGGCGCCTACGCACAAGCAGTTGAAGGTATCGGATCGAACTTACCAAATGCATTAGATGGTTTTCTGAACGGGCAACTCTCTTTATTCAAAGCTGCGGCAAATCCTCAAGGAGCATTTCCGTGCGTCTTGGACTACGCGACGAATCAACTGAACATAACGCCCGCATGCACAGTTAACCTACCGGCCAGCCAGCCAGGCTTCGCGCGAAGTAACCGATACAAAGAGTGGGCAGTCTACGCACAAGACTCCTACAAGATGAACTCGAAGCTTGTCCTGAACTATGGGCTTCGCTACGACCACTTCGGTGTACTTCGCGATAATCACCCAAATCTGCAGTCCAACTACTTCTTCGGTCCCGGCGCAGACATCTTTTCGCAGATACGAAATGGCCAGGTACTGACAACACCGAATAGTCCGAACGACCGTCCCTGGAATCCACAATATGGGACACTCTCTCCGCGAATCGGTTTTGCCTATGATGTTGCAGGCGACGGAAAGACTTCCATACGCGGTGGCTACGGCATCTCGTATGAACGCAACTTCGGCAATGTCACCTTCAACATAATTCAGAATCCGCCAAACTACGCAGTGCTAACAATCAATAACACGCCGGTGACGTCAAATAACTTAGGCCCATTGGGGGGTGCTTCTGGATCTGTACCATTGCCTCCTTCCTCTCTGCGGGCCGTAGATCCAAATATTCGACAGGCCTCCACTCAGTTCTATAGCCTCACATTAGAACACCAACTGGCACCCGGTGTGGTCGCGTCAATCGGTTACATTGGTTCGCGCGGTATTCATCTTTACGACATCAAGGATTACAACCAGCAAGCTGCTGGAAATGTATATCTGGGCGATCCTATTATTCAGAATCCAGCCGCAGGAACCGGATATTCAAGGCTCAACAATCAATATAGCGACATCAACGATCGCGGAAGTAATGGCGACTCACACTATGACGGAATGAACATTGGTCTGCAAATGAGCGACTATCGTCACACCGGACTTAGCGTGACGGCGAACTATACTTATGCCCATTCGCTGGACGATATCAGCTCGACATTCTCTGAGAGCAACAGCGCATCAGATGGTATCGGCAATCTTGGATACCTTGATCCTTTCAATCCTGCATTGGACTACGGCGCGTCCGACTTTGATACGCGTCAGCGCTTTGTCTTGGCGCCGATCTACCAAACCCCATGGTTCAAGGGAAACAGAAGCATGAGGGGCCGTCTCCTGGGTGGATATCTGATAACTGGAATCTACACCGTCCGGACAGGCACGCCCTTCACTTATTCGGATAGTACTCAATCGCTGAACGCAGGCGCGGGATCTGGCATTCCGCGATATCTTCCCTCCGCTCCTATTACAAATAAGAAATTCAATAAAAGTACCGGCCAGGCAGGGCCTAACGTATACAACATAGGAACGCTGCCTGCAGCCATTCCGTATCCGGCTGCCAGCCTGCCCTACGATAACGGAATAACAGGAGGGATCTCAGATTTCGGACCCTATCCGGCTGGCATGACCCATCGAAATGCGTTCTATGGTCCAGGAGCATGGAACTTCGACGCAGCAGTGAGTAAAAATGTTCCCATCACAGAGCGTGTGTCACTCGAGCTGCGCGCCGAAGGTTTCGATATCCTGAATCACCATAATCTATACGCCTTGGAACTCAATAATGACGTAGCCAACTTCGGATACGATCCAACCTTGGAGACTCCCCAGATTCTCCAGGCGAGGAAAGGTGGCGTGAATGGCGGCGCAAACGATGAGCGACGGTTTGGGCAATTCGCAGCACGTATCGTCTTCTAA